In the Desulfobulbaceae bacterium DB1 genome, CCACAACCCTTCAAGGTCGTAGAAGGCCCGTTCCTCATGATAGAAAATATGCACCACCACATCGCCGTAATCAAGAAGCACCCAAAAGCCTTCCTGCGCCCCTTCGGTGGTGCCCTCCTGCAATCTTTTCAGGCGGAGTTCACTTTCGATCGCATCCGCCAGACCCTGAACATGACGGGTGGAGCGACCGCTCATGATGACAAAATAATCGGTAAACGAGGAGAGTTCATGCACATCAAGGATAACCAGATCCTCGGCTTTTTTATCGAGAGCGGCCCCGCTGATAATGCGGGCAAGCTCCAGACTCGACTTTTCCTGATACTTCTTCGGAGTTCTCTTCATCCTTACAGTCCGTGTTGAATGGTAGGCTTTTCGCTCTACCGGTATTGACATAAACACCCATCAGGGCCATGTTTTATCCGGAAAGGACAGCAGCTGACAATGCCATATTTCAGGTTGATCCAGATAACAGGGATGCGGAACGCCGTCAATGACAAAAAAAATGCGCTGCCGACCTGCAAGACCAACTTCATCACATACCATAAACCATAATGGTAAAAACTTAAATCCTCAATTGAACATTCATGCGATTGACTTCTGTGGCATCTGGAGTATAATCTCGCAGCGTATAAATCCAGACAAATCATGCACCAGGCCGTCAAAGGAGCACTGTGAATGAATAAATCATTAAAATGGAAGTTTCTTCTCCTCTTCACCCTTATCGCCTTTTCGGGATTGACCCTGCTCCCCACTTTTTACGGCAACCTGCCGGACTGGTGGAAAAAATACATGTCGCCCGAGGGGCTGAATCTCGGCCTTGACCTGCAGGGCGGCATGCATCTCGTCCTCAAGGTCGACCTTGACAAGGCCATTGAAAACTCCCTGGATTTCGCCGCGCAGGACCTGAAAAACAACCTGAAGGACCAGAAGATATCGGTGGTCCAGAGTGCCTCCGGTGACAAGCAGAAAGTGGTCTTCGTCCTGCCCAACGCCGAATCGGCGAACACGGTGCAAAAGCTGGTGCAGGACGATTTCCCCAACCTTACTATCGACGTCCAGACGGTTGAAGGATCCTTTCCCCGCGTCACCCTGACCCTCAATGACGACCAGATCGACTTTATCAATAAAAATGCGGTCAATCAGTCCCTGGAGATCATCCGCAACCGTATAGACCAGTTCGGCGTTGCCGAGCCGGTTATTGTCCGCCAGGGCAAGGACGAAATCATTGTCCAGCTGCCCGGCGTCAAGGACCCGGAAAGGGCCCTGAGCCTGATCGGCCAGACCGCCCAGCTGGAATTCAAGGTGGTGGATGACAGCGGCGTTGACCTGCCCGGACTGATCAATCAGGCGGTGACCGCCGGCCAGTGGCGCGAAGGGGACAGCCGGGAGAAGCTCAACGAGGCGATCAAACGCTTTCTGCCCAATGACACCCAGATCTATTTTGAAAAAGAAACAGACCAGCAGACCGGCCGCGAGATCAAAACCCCCATTCTCCTGCAAAATCAGGTGTTGATGACCGGCGAAATGGTGAAAGACGCCCAGGTGCGGGTGGGAGGCAACTTTAACGAGCCCTATGTCAGTCTTGACCTGACGGGCCGGGGCGGCAAGGTTTTCGGCCAGATCACGGAAAAAAACGTCAACCGCCGTTTGGCCATCGTCCTTGATGAGGTGGTGCGTTCCGCCCCGGTCATCCGCGAAAAAATCCTGGGCGGCAGCGCCCAGATTTCCGGCAGCTTCACCTATGAAGAGGCCGCGGACCTGGCCATTATCCTGCGGGTCGGCGCCCTGCCCGCACCGGTTTCCATTGTCCAGAATCTGACCATCGGCGCCTCGCTGGGTCAGGATTCAATCAACAAGGGGATCTCCTCCGGCCTGCTCGGCACCGCCCTGGTCATCCTGTTCATGATTATTTATTACCGGCTGTCAGGCGTGATCGCCAACGGCGCCCTGGTGCTGAATATCCTTTTCCTCTTCGGCGGATTGTCCGCCCTGCAGGCGACCCTCACTCTGCCCGGTATCGCCGGTATCATCCTGTCTATCGGCATGGCGGTTGATTCGAACATCATTATTTTCGAGAGGATGCGGGAGGAATTCGATATCGGCAAATCAATGCGCTCCGGGGTGGAGGCCGGCTTTGACAAGGCTTTTTCCACCATTGTCGACTCCCATGTCACCACCCTGATCACCTCGTTTGCCCTCTTTCTCTTCGGTACCGGACCGATCAAGGGTTTTGCCGTCACCCTGACCCTCGGCGTATCCATAAACCTGTTCACCACCCTCTTCTGCACCAAGATGGTGTACGACACCCTGCACTATAAAAGGCTTCTGCGCCCCGTCAAGTTTCTGCATCTCATTAAGAAACCCAATCTTGACTACATGAAAATGCGCAAATTCACCTTTACCGTCTCCGCCGTCATGACGCTGATCGGACTGTTTTCCTTCGTGCAGCTGATGCGGGGCCAGGGCAATATCGGCGTTGACTTTGCCGGCGGCGCCCTGTTGCAGTACCAGGCCGCGCAGTCCTATGACCTGGAAAAGGTGCGCAAGGCATTTGCCGAAAGCGACCTGCACGGAGTGGACCTGCAGCCGGTCACCAGCGAAAACCGCTTGATCGTTAAAATCAAGAAATCGGCGCAGATCGTCGGCAAGGACACGGAAATCATCACCGCCTTTCTGGGTGACAAACTGCCGGAATACAAATTCAGCCTGGAAAGCCAGTCGGAAATCGGCGCCTCGGTGAGCGATACGCTGAAAGAAAAGGCACTGCAGGCAATTCTCATCTCCCTGGCCGGTGTCGTCGTCTATATCGCCCTGCGTTTTGATTACCGGTTCGGCATGGCGGCGGCCATCGCCACCTTCCATGACGTCGTGCTGGTGCTGGGCATCTGCTGGATGCTCGACATCGAGATCACCCTGCTCATCATCACCGCCCTGCTCACCCTGGCCGGATATTCATTGAATGATACAGTCATCGTTTTTGACCGTATCAGGGAAAACTTGCACAAACAGATCCAGAACCCTGACCTGGGCGGCATCATCAACAACAGTGTCAACGAGGTCATGACCCGGACCCTTGCCACCGCGCTGACTACGCTCATCGCCTTGGTACCGCTCTATTTCTTCGGCGGCACGGTCCTCCACGACTTTACGTTTGCCCTGCTGATCGGCATTCTCGTCGGCACCTATTCCTCGATTTTTGTCGCCAGCCCGCTGCTGATTTTCTGGCAGAAAAAAGCTGCCTGAGCTGGGAAAGAAAAATGACGGACGAACCAGATCTGCATCTGTCGGAGCATGTCTCCCGGCTGCGGGAAGGAGAGAATTTCACCTTTGCCTGCCATCCGGGAGTGGACTGTTTCACCGACTGCTGCCGGCAACTGGACCTGGCCCTTTCGCCCTACGATGTTTTGCGCCTGTCCAGGGAATTAAAGATTTCCGGCAAGGAATTTCTGGACCGTTACGCGGTTGTGGAATTCGAGGAAGGGGACATCTTTCCCCATGTTTATCTGGGCATGATTGACGACGGCAGGGCAAGCTGCCCCTTTGTCTCGGAGCAGGGATGCCGGGTTTATCCCGGCCGCCCGGCCGCCTGCCGCACCTATCCCTTGGGGCGCGGCGCCCGGCGTGATGAAAACGGTTGTGACCATGCCTTTTTTGTGCTGCTGAAGGAACCCCACTGCCACGGCTTTGCCGCGCCGGACACGATAAACCTGGAGCTGTGGATTGCCGACCAGGGCTTGGCCGACTATTACGCGGCAAATGATTGTTTACTGTCCCTGCTGCAGCATGAAAAAATCAAACAGGGATTCCGCCCGTCATCCGCACAGCGGGATCTGTACCTGAACACCCTCTACAATCTGGAAGAATTCGGCACCAGGTCGGGTTGCGGCCCAAGTGCCATGACGGATCTTGCATTGCTGCGGTCAGCGGTCGACCGGCTGATTGAAACATATTTCAATGAACGGGAAACCACGATCTAACTCCGAGCACACACTTTTCTCCGTGCCCTGCATGGCGAATGAATGAGCCTTTGAACCCACAAGCACTCCCCAAAAGCGACCACCCGGAAGAACAGAGTGTTCCCCCGGGCAAAAAGCTGCTCGGTTTCCTGCTGGAAATCCGCAAGACCATTCTTTCGCTTGCCCTCGGCATTGCTCTCGGCACCCTGGGATTTTATTTCATCTCTCCCGCTCTTTTCAGCGGAATGCAAAATCATCTTGACCAGAAGCTTGCCTTTTTCACCGTGGCCGAACCCTTTCTCGCCCATGTCAAGCTGGCCCTCTTCGCCACCCTCTTCTGCCTGATGCCCTGGATTGTCACCTGCTTCTGGCGGGCCATGGCCCGTCCTTTCGGCCTGTCCGGCAAGGCCCTGTTGGTCTTTATCTTTTTTACCTGTATCCTTTTTTACAGCGGCACCCTGTTCTGTTACTTCGTCACTTTGCCTTTCGGGATAGAATTTCTCCTCGGCTTTGAATCGGAGCAGCTGAAATCGATTATTTCCGTGGGGAAATTCGTTTCCTTTGTCACGGTTTTCGTCCTGGCCTTCGGCCTTATCTTCGAACTGCCGATCTTCATGGTTTTTTTCGCCCGCGCCGGCGTCTGCCCCCGCTCTACCTTTGAAAAAAACCGGCGCTATGCAATACTCGCCATCAGCATTGTCGCCGCGCTGCTCACCCCGACTCCGGACGTGGTGAACATGCTGCTCATGGGCGGCCCCCTGTATCTTCTTTATGAAACCGGAATTATTATTCTGAAATTGCTGAAAGTGCGATAGTATGAATTAACAAGATCCCGTTGTTTTTCCGCCGCAAGGCAATACCTCCATTAGGCGTCCCTTATGCCGGCTCAAACAAAACGCCTCCTGCTCCTGCTCGCCATCCTTTTTGCGGTCGTTCCCCTCGCGCTCTGGGCCTTGTTCACCCTCACTCTGCCCTGGTATATTTCCGCCCGGCTCCTGCCCTCGCTTGCCGCGGATCACGGCATCAGCACCTTGCAGGCCCGACCGATCCTTATCGGACGCACGGGAATACACAGCGGATTTTTCCTGGGTTCCGAGCCATCCCCTGTTTTGCAGGTTTCATCCCTGGACGTCGACTATTCCCTCGGCGCCCTGATCGGCAAACAGGAAATTGAACGGATAACCTTAAGCGGCGTGGAGATCCGCTGCCGCCTCGCCGGCAACAAACTGCTTGTCGATGATGCGCGGTTGCAGCAGATCCTTGACGACTTGCAGCAAAAACCCGCGGCGGAAAAAAAGAGCTCCCGGCAAAATCCTCCTTTTTCCGTGAAACAGATACGCATCCGCCAGGCGACCCTGATCTGCCGGACCGACAAAGAGCTTTTTCGCCTCCCCTTTGCCGCGGACATGGACAGGCAGGACCCCCCGGCCCACACCACGCAACTTTCCTTCACCATCACCATCTTCCCACGGGAACAAGAGATCCGGCTTTCCGGCATGTACGACGCCGACGCCGGCACGATCCACTTCGAGCTTGCCGCGCCGGACCTCAATCCCCGTCTTTTTGCCGATCACGGGCCGATCCTCGCCCGACTGGCGCCACAAACCACGATCAACATGAACGGCAGCGGCACTCTGCACCTCAACCCCTTTTTTCCGGCGGAGTTACAGGGCAGCGTCATGTTTCACGCCCGACAAATGACGCACCGGGACATCATCGTCTCCCTGGATGACGAAACCCCTTTCACCCTTTCTTTTCAGGCAACCCAACCAAACAGCACGGAGCCCCTGAAGTTTGAGCTGAATGGCTCGCCCCTTCAGCTTGCCGTTCACAGCGGCGGCACGAAACTTCATGTCCATTCATCTTCTTTTTCCGTACACGGCTCCCTGCGGCCTGACCTGATCGATATCACCTCCCGCTGCCTCCTGTCCCTGGAAATGAACCATGATGATTTCCAGGCCAAAATTCCGCAGTGTGCCGTCACCATCGAGACAACAGGGAAACCGGGAGAGGGATTTCACGGTCGGGCGGATATCGGCATTGGCGCAGTGTCGATTATCCCGCCGTCAGGCGAGGTGAAAATCAGCAACAGCCGTCTGCTTCTGCCTTTCAGCCTGCCCTTTTCCGAACAGACGCAGGAAGGCAAGGTGACGATTGAGGCAATCAGATGGCGCGACCAGCTCATCGGCCGCTTCAACGGACGGATCAATCAGCAGCAAAAAAGTATGATCATGAAGGGTGATTTCCACACCGATTTTCTGCCCGGGGCACGGGCGACAACAACGATGTCGGCCGATTTCAATGCCGACAAGGCCAAGATGGAGCTTGCCGTTGATTTGCCCCTCACCCGGCTGCACAACTTTTCATTGCGGCAACTGCTTCCGGCCGCCGCGGACATGGTCGTCAGCGGGGCCCTTGCCGCAAAGGCAGGCATGACTTTTGCCGACGACAAACCGACCGGCACCGGACAAATAACCGTTCACGAGGGGGCAGTCGAACTGGCCGGCCGCAAAACAGCGATCACGGGCATTGAAACAGCGATCACTTTTCCCAATTTGCCGCGTCTTCGCAGTGCGCCGAATCAGAAACTTGGCTTCAGCCGGGCAAACATCGGCGATCTGCAACTTGACGGCGGAACGGTCAACTTCAACATTGAATCACCTGACTCATTTTTTCTGGAAAAGGCGACTTTCAACTGGGCCGGAGGAACGATCTCCAGCTATGCCATGCGTTTTTCAGAGCAGCATCTGCAGCCGGAAATGGTTTTTTACTGCAATAAGCTGAAGCTTGCCGCCATCCTCTCCCAGGCAGGCATCAAGAATGTCGAGGGAGAGGGCACGGTCAACGGCCGCATTCCCATTCTCTTCACCGACAAAAAAATCACCTTTGAACCGAGTTTTCTCTACTCAACCCCGGGAGAAGGCGGTGTCATCCGCATCAGCGGCGGCGATTTCCTGACCCAGGCCATCCCCCTGACCAACCCCCAGTTCGGCCAGCTCGCTTTCGCCCAGGAGGCTTTGCGCAACTTTTCCTACAACTGGGCCAAACTGCATCTGTTCAGCGAGGACGAAACCCTGGTCATGCAACTGAACCTTGACGGCAAACCCGCCTCTCCCCTGCCCTTTTCCTACGACAGCAAAAGCGGCGCATTTCAGCGTCTGTCGGACAAAGACGGCCGGACCGCCGGAATTTCCCACCCGATTGTGCTGGACGTCAATTTCCGTTTCCCCTTGAACACCTTTCTCGAGTATGATAAATCGATAAAGGACTTTTTGCATAGAAAGGCCGAATAAAGGTAATTTCTTCACAAGAGGAGTAAATTAAATGCGCCCCAGAATTGTGCTGCTTGCCCTGCCGTTGCTTCTCCTGTGCGCCTGCACCAAGCATGAAATCGATTCCCGCCATGAGATCCAGGTTGCACCGGTGGAAATAAAGCCGATTCACATCACCATTGACGTCAATATCAGAGTGGACAAGGAACTGGATAACTTTTTCGAAGACATTGACAATGCTCAGCAATAACCAAAAGGATAGAACCATGAAGATGCAAACGCCTGTTCGTTTTCTTATTTTTGTTCTCCTGGCCGTATTATTTTCCTTTTCCGCCTCCTGCCTGGCCGCGGGCAATGATGTAAAAAACAGGATGAAGGAACGGTTGCCGGCACTTACCAGCTTGAAGGCGGCAGGGGTGATAGGAGAAAACAATGCAGGTTTTCTGGAATTCCGCGGGGGTGAAAAAAAACAGGAAGCACTGATCAAGGACGAAAATAACGATCGCCGCCAGGTTTATGACGCCATTGCCAAAAAACAGGGGGTGGACTCCGGACTGGTGGGTTCCCGTCGTGCCCTGCAGATTGCCGAACAGGCCCCTGGCGGAACCTGGCTGCAGAAACCGGACGGTTCCTGGTATCAGAAGTAAAGAAAGCGGGCAAAATCAGAATTCCTTCAGGGCAAAACCATGCTGCCGCAGCAGGGCGGCGGTGACGCCGAATCTCAAACCCATGCCGCAGGATGGGCTCTTTGACTTGAGCAGGATTTCATCAATCCGCCGGCCTCCGGCAATCGCCAGCACCTGCCGTGCTCCCTGGAGAAATTGCGCCGTGACATCCATGCCGCTGCCGGTGACAACCCGGGCCCGGCCGGACAGAACATCATACCCGTCACCGCCGACAATATCGGCCGCCGGCCTGGGAGTCGGCAAGCCTCCCAACTGTTCCGGGCAAACAGGAATCCACACCGCGTCCCCGATATACGAACGACAACCATCGCAAGGCTTGACGAGAGCGTCATAGCGCGTCCGCAAACCAACCAGACAGGCACTGACAAGATATATCCTCGGCCTCCCGCTCAAAATTGTCTTTTCCTTT is a window encoding:
- a CDS encoding ribosome silencing factor, translating into MKRTPKKYQEKSSLELARIISGAALDKKAEDLVILDVHELSSFTDYFVIMSGRSTRHVQGLADAIESELRLKRLQEGTTEGAQEGFWVLLDYGDVVVHIFYHEERAFYDLEGLWHDAPRIGVEEE
- a CDS encoding preprotein translocase subunit SecF yields the protein MNKSLKWKFLLLFTLIAFSGLTLLPTFYGNLPDWWKKYMSPEGLNLGLDLQGGMHLVLKVDLDKAIENSLDFAAQDLKNNLKDQKISVVQSASGDKQKVVFVLPNAESANTVQKLVQDDFPNLTIDVQTVEGSFPRVTLTLNDDQIDFINKNAVNQSLEIIRNRIDQFGVAEPVIVRQGKDEIIVQLPGVKDPERALSLIGQTAQLEFKVVDDSGVDLPGLINQAVTAGQWREGDSREKLNEAIKRFLPNDTQIYFEKETDQQTGREIKTPILLQNQVLMTGEMVKDAQVRVGGNFNEPYVSLDLTGRGGKVFGQITEKNVNRRLAIVLDEVVRSAPVIREKILGGSAQISGSFTYEEAADLAIILRVGALPAPVSIVQNLTIGASLGQDSINKGISSGLLGTALVILFMIIYYRLSGVIANGALVLNILFLFGGLSALQATLTLPGIAGIILSIGMAVDSNIIIFERMREEFDIGKSMRSGVEAGFDKAFSTIVDSHVTTLITSFALFLFGTGPIKGFAVTLTLGVSINLFTTLFCTKMVYDTLHYKRLLRPVKFLHLIKKPNLDYMKMRKFTFTVSAVMTLIGLFSFVQLMRGQGNIGVDFAGGALLQYQAAQSYDLEKVRKAFAESDLHGVDLQPVTSENRLIVKIKKSAQIVGKDTEIITAFLGDKLPEYKFSLESQSEIGASVSDTLKEKALQAILISLAGVVVYIALRFDYRFGMAAAIATFHDVVLVLGICWMLDIEITLLIITALLTLAGYSLNDTVIVFDRIRENLHKQIQNPDLGGIINNSVNEVMTRTLATALTTLIALVPLYFFGGTVLHDFTFALLIGILVGTYSSIFVASPLLIFWQKKAA
- a CDS encoding preprotein translocase subunit TatC, which gives rise to MLGFLLEIRKTILSLALGIALGTLGFYFISPALFSGMQNHLDQKLAFFTVAEPFLAHVKLALFATLFCLMPWIVTCFWRAMARPFGLSGKALLVFIFFTCILFYSGTLFCYFVTLPFGIEFLLGFESEQLKSIISVGKFVSFVTVFVLAFGLIFELPIFMVFFARAGVCPRSTFEKNRRYAILAISIVAALLTPTPDVVNMLLMGGPLYLLYETGIIILKLLKVR